From the Candidatus Reconcilbacillus cellulovorans genome, one window contains:
- a CDS encoding cytochrome C biogenesis protein CcdA, with translation MSAADLTVWLAFGAGFLSFVSPCCLPLYPSFLSYITGVSVKDLKEGRGIFQRQALLHTAFFIVGFSVVFFALGMSAGWIGELFSGYRDLIRKLGGVLVVAMGLMMLGLFTPKLLMKEMRFTFERKPIGYAGSVLVGITYAAGWTPCVGPILTAVLTLGMTQPKQALVYTVAYTLGFAVPFFVMAFFIGKMKWIVKYSEPMMKIGGALMVLIGILLYTDRMTKITVFLIELYGGFTGF, from the coding sequence GTGAGTGCCGCGGACTTGACCGTGTGGCTTGCTTTCGGCGCGGGATTTCTGTCTTTTGTATCGCCGTGCTGTTTGCCCTTGTATCCTTCGTTCCTGTCGTACATCACGGGCGTTTCGGTCAAGGATCTGAAAGAAGGAAGGGGGATTTTCCAGAGGCAGGCGCTGTTGCACACGGCTTTTTTCATCGTTGGGTTTTCCGTCGTTTTTTTTGCGTTGGGGATGTCGGCCGGTTGGATCGGAGAGCTGTTTTCCGGATACCGGGATCTCATCCGGAAATTGGGTGGAGTTTTGGTTGTCGCCATGGGTTTGATGATGCTCGGCCTGTTCACACCGAAACTGCTGATGAAAGAAATGCGTTTTACGTTCGAGCGCAAACCGATCGGATATGCGGGATCCGTTTTGGTCGGAATCACGTATGCCGCCGGTTGGACGCCGTGCGTCGGTCCGATTTTGACCGCGGTGTTGACGCTCGGCATGACCCAGCCGAAACAGGCGCTGGTATATACCGTCGCCTATACGTTGGGCTTTGCCGTCCCATTTTTCGTCATGGCGTTTTTCATCGGGAAAATGAAGTGGATCGTCAAATATTCGGAACCGATGATGAAAATCGGCGGCGCGCTCATGGTCCTGATCGGCATTTTGCTTTATACCGACCGGATGACGAAGATTACGGTCTTTCTCATCGAACTGTACGGCGGGTTTACGGGATTTTGA